GGAGAAGAAAATGCAGCTGGAAAGGTAAGACGTTAAGTAAAGAGGGGCTTTACTCCTCTGCAGTTCTGCTCCTGAACGTCACCTCTTATCCTTATTCATTTTCCTCCCAGAAATAGTGACTCACTTGCCATCctatttgaaagttttaaaaataaaatttgatggaAAACATTAATATCAAATCACCTGTAGTAGTTTGAGAGCGTGAACTCAGGTAGATAGTGGGCAAAGGTGGCTGGCGGAAGGCCCTCTAAGGGCAGAAGGTTTCTCATGGTGGCCCTGTGCAGGGCTCTGCACATCTAGTCTTTTCTCTTGCCCTAACTTCATTTAACACTGTTTCTTGGAATCATTTAAGTCACCTATATTCTTCTCTAGAAGAATTAGTCCATAGTTTATTTCATCCATTTTTAGGGCTTCTAACAATTTTGTTTTTCAGGTATCGGGTTGAATATGAAGCTTTGTGTAAAGTAGAAGCAGAACAAAATGAATTTATTGAccaatttatttttcagaaatgaaCTGAAAATTTCTTGTATAGCAGGAgggtagaaaaacaaaaaaacctctgtACCATTCCAGTGACTAATGACCCAAGTATATCATGTGAGATGGTGTGTGAAGGAGGCATCGTCTCTGAAGGCAATAAAACAAATGTGGGGCGGAGGGCTTGTTTCAGATGCCAGTGCATGTCTGGTAGATACCCCGTGACCGTGGTGGCCCAGGTTCTCACCTCTTGCATTCTTAGTCTGAAATAAGCAGTCTGTAaactttgattgatttttttttttgtaaattcacaaagctttggagaaaaaaagcaataaattattgtttttaaatggcTTATCTACCTCTTTTCCTGGTACACTTAATCACTTGTAAGAGAACCTTGGACTCTCCAGCCCCTTGTCCACAAAACAAACCAGGCAATGGCCAGCAGCTACCTTTATTTGGACTGGACACGAGTCAGAGGATACTCCCAATAATTAGAGTAATATGGCTTGTGAGCAGAACAGGCAAGAGGGAATCGACTGGAACCAATTTCTTCTGTTGTCCATGTGTtcataaatctttcttttttttaagttagctTTGAGTATGAACTTAGAGAAAGCTAATGTAACACAGGTATTAACATGAAGAGACCCTAGATGCATACAGTGGACATGTTATGCCCAGCTGTCCCCCCATTTGACTGAGACAAACATGGGGAGGAATGATTAAACTATTAGGAAGAATGTAGTTATCCAGAAGGCAGCACACTTCCAGGTCAGGTTTGAGACACCAGACCTCAGAGTAGTGACTCCTGTCTGGTGGTCTGTAAAAAGACAGGACTAAAGTTTGGAAAGAAGATAAACAAGGAGACTTAAAAAAATCTCTCCTTCTGGGATGAGCTgtttaaaacagaaacagagcaCCTTCTGGTTTAACCCACATCTGCCTGAAAGTCAGCCAGGGCTGAGCCTTACGCCTCTGGCAGACTgtgttctctcctctccccaccagggGTGCAGGCAAGAAGACAACATAGTTTCTAATGAATATTGAAGAGGCATAATTTGAAACTTAAAAATGGCCTGAAACATCATACTACTCATTTTGCTGAATAGGGATTTGCTGTAGAGAATCTTGAGTCAAGGGTTTAGTCACATGCATATTGAGATCAAATAACTCATGAAAATGCCAAGCAGGGTATGTTTCGTAGAGGTTTATCCATTTCTGGTCTGGTCCTGTTTTTGGTAATTCTGCAGTGGAGCGTGGGCACATGGTGAACGCGGCCCGTCCTCAGGTGACGGTCTGTGCCAGTGCCCGTGGAAGGTGAGTTTATGGCTCCTGCTGCTGGTGTGTTTCAAATGCTACTGAAGACATGGGTTCTGAGCACTTTTCCTTGTGtagttctcattttttctttcttttctcctcataTTTGTAGTAGGGGCTCCGCAACATGAAAAGCAGAAGCATAAGAGGGATGAGGAAGTAAGGGGCATAGACAGATACGAGGGTTAAGCGTTCACGTAAAGTCTTAGGCCCTTGTCCTTTGAAACCACTGGCTTTAGAGAAATCCTCCAATAGAAACGTGCAGAGAATTGGAATCAGGGTTGTCATGGTGTGGGCTGCGTAGACGATGGCGGCGGTGCGAATCCACTTGCAGCCTCCTGCAGTCGTCGGGGAGAGAGATCAGCGTTAGGTCTGCCCATGACTCCAGGGATGCCCATGACACGCCCCAGGACACCTCTGACTGCTCCTTTCAGCCGAACCATTCTACCCCCTTTACCAAGTggaaacaaatggaaaaccagATGTGTTATAATGCTGCCTAAATGTGCAAATTTTCCAAAGAGCCAGGGTTGGAATTGGAATTTAATTCAGGAAAACTCTAGGGCAGTAAAAGTTAAACCTGTTTggtctgaagtgtgtgtgtgtggggggggggggggctgacagCAACATGTTTGTTAAGTAATTATAGTACATGTAGGTGAGAAGATCAGTAGATTCTGCCCAGAGATGGAGTGGGAGTTGCAGTGGGAGATAAGCTCTACAAGCTTAGTTACCACATATGTCGGTATGACTACTTTCTTTATAACAGCATCAGACATATGGGGACACTGtaagaatcattttttaaaaagaagttaaccCTTCAGAATTAGCTTGATGCTACTATTTATAAGCCAGCATGATACTacctaaaacagaaaaatgaaacccagtgataaagaaaaagcaacaagTTCAAACTTTAAGGAGCCTCAAGTTTCGCGTGTGTGAGATGTCCAGTTGGCTGAGCAGTTATGCAGCCCAGCCGACCACAGACATTAGCCTGAGCCACATGATGTCCCTTTATAGGAGCCATCCTGGCCGTCCCACCACATCCTCCACCCCTCACACAACCACAggggcccctcctctcccctttgaAGATACTTTCCCAAAGATTTCTGGGACCTGATTTGAGCAGGAATGGGATTTCCCCACCATTCACCAACCTTTGAAGAAGGCATATGTTGCAATGGGAAAGAAAGGCAGCTGAAACACAAGCTCGCAAAACAGGAAGGATTTAAACCACACTGGGGGGTCCTGCAGCAGAGGGTCTTTGAATTCCTTAGCGTACCACTTCAGCAGGTTCCTCAACTGCAAAAGATGAAGATCACAATGAATACAGCCACCTGGCGGGGGAGGCGCAGCAGCTCCAACCCCCTTGGCAGCAGATGGCACAACCACTGACTGATACAGCCTAGGGGTCATTTAATGAAAAGCTCACTAGCTCTAACCCAAATGTTAGCTTCTCCAAGAAGTTTTCCTCAGCTCCTGCAGCCCCTTTGTGCCACCAGCCTCTGTGTGTGACTCCATGGCAACACTTACCCAGGTGTGTGGCCCTCTGTCAAAAGCAGTATCTGGCACTCAGTTTGCCGAATGAACACAAACGTGACATGTCTGCCAACAGTATCATTCCATGTAAAGGACTGCAAAAGCCATCCTGACACCTGCCCTTTCACAACAGCAACTGCATGCCGAGCTCTGAGGGCCAGATATCCTCAACTACAGAAATGAACTGAATCtgactggggagggggcagtgatgGAAAGGCGGTAAATCGAACCTCTGTGAGGACGCAACTTTAGACAATTTAAAATTGTcgttcctccccccaccccctaaaatatatttttattgatttcagagaggaagggagagggagagatagaaacatcaatgatgaaaatcactgatcggctgcctcctgcacgccccctactggggatcgggcccacaaccagggcacgtgccctgacaggaattgaacccagacctcctggttcataggtcgacgctcaaccactgagccacgtagGTCAAGCCAAATTGTCCTTGACTCTAgttttttcttttaggaaaccAGTAGGATATTTGTAGAAGAACAAACACTGCTCCAAACCACAAACTATATAGCTTCTAGGCTATGTCAAAGCCTGAGTAGCAGTCTTCGTTCTAGCTCGGGCCCCACCCTCATAATTATGCTGTCAAATAAGAAGATACAGATCCATGCTGACTTGGCTACAGGCAGAGAAAAGAGGGCTCAAGGCTGCCCATTCTGTGCTTTTTAAGGAGCCCTGCAAGGCCCCGGGCTCTCCACATAAGTCTGTTGCATTTAACCTCCTGGAAATGGCATGGTTTCAACACACCTGCCATCAAAgccaaatatgtatttatattaataaataaaggcAACTTCCCAAGTAAGAATTTAGCTTACAATGGAAAATCTAAAGATATTCCTGTTAATTTTTAGTCAGAAGATAAAGGCTCACTATTGTTAAATCAGGGTCTCATTGCTGTGAGTGAGCTTTAAGCAAATATCCAAAGACAAATATTCTGTTAGCACATTAACcgggctgtgtggctcagctggtggaGCATATACTCCCACGCACCAGGCTGCCGGCTgcagtccaggtcagggcacatgcctggatttcgggctcgatccccagtaggaaacatgcaggaggcagcccatcgatgtttctctccctctcccttcctctctctgaaatcaattaaaaaatatattttaaaaacaagacagGCTCTGTCTAGATGACCAATTTATTGACCAAGTGATCTCTTAATGTGTACTTGACTTGAAATTTAAATTCGCAGCAATACCCGTGGCTTCCTCCTGAGCACTTTTCAGGATAGTAATGCAGTAGAAAACGTTCACGAACAGGTTAGGTCACTGCACCTCTCCTGGGTTCTATTTCCTTGCCTGTAAAACAAGCAACttgggtcctagctggtttggctcagtggatagggcgtcagcctgcaactgaagggtcccaggttcgattccggtcaagggcacatgcccaggttttgggctaaatccccagtaggggcgtgcaggaggcagcaaatcaatgattctctctcatcattgatgtttctctctctctccctgtctttctctctgaaatcaaaagtgtatttttaaaaaaccctatgctttaaaaataagtaaaataaacaagcaaGTTGGATTGAGTTTTTGAAGATTTTCTTTGCTTTCCAGATTTACTtagaaaaaaagctttaaaagatTTACTGCAGAATTTAAAAGACATTCTGGTTCATCTGAACTTCATTTTCCATTCCATTTGTATACAATCTCTCAGATCTACCGATCTCATAAATCCAGGCAGATTTGTACAGTACTGTAATTTCTAAGGGCTGCAGGATGGGATTAGCAAAATTTCAAATAATCACTCAGCTCTCGGAACCAATTAGAACACAACCACCTGCCCGTAGTCACCTAACAGCCACGTGACgccaggaggagggctgggggaaggCAGGGTGAAGAGCATGGACCTGAGTGCTGGCTCTGCAACAAGCACTTAATCCCACTATGTTTGTTTCCCAGTTACAGTACCGACCTCACTGCTGGTAAAATAAAGTGAGTTGAGACATACAGTCTTTAGAACAATGGCTAGCACAGAAAGGTTATTTGATTGTAATTAATACATATCTGGAGATGTTCAAGTTTAATCCTGTTAACATCTCAGCGTGCAAATGGCCATTAATAAGAACTATTCTTATTAGGTAATAAGACGCCCCAAAAGGTAATAATAAAACTGTTTCCATTTATATATCTGTCACACTTCACTCAACATTGTTATCCATTAAAAACATttacctgccgaaaccggtttggctcagtggatagagcgtcggcctgcggactgagaggtcccaggttcgattccggtcaagggcatgtacctgggttgcgggcatatccccagtgggagatgtgcaggaggcagctgatcgatgcttctctctcatcgatgtttctgactctctatctctctcccttcctctctgtaaaaaatcaataaaatatatatatataaaaaaaaaaacatttacctGGCCTGCGCACATGGGATTCTCAACCAGGAGCTGCTGAACAATTTGTACTTCTCTAACTTAGAATGAGATCTTAGACTGACTGCTCAcctgtttttccttattttaacaGAAGCAATACCACCCAGCTGCAAATGATACTATAAGATGCTTCCCATCCTCTCCATGTTCTAATCtagtgattttcaatctttttcatctcatggcacacataaactaatgacTGAAATTCCaaggcacaccaaaaaaaagatATCGTttgtcaatctgacaaaaaaaaaaaaagtctaattttgattcactcacactggagagctattgttgtgttggctgttgtcattttttaaatctgacaatccaagggaaaagaggccCGTGTCCCTGACTAAAAAGTCaagaattgcatattttaaaaattcttgtggcacacaggttgaaaattgctgttctaaTCCAAAGTAAATTCTTACTGTTTCATAATAGTTTTTCTAAGTGCTGGGCTGGTTCAAACCAAGAAAGATTTTTTAGCCCAAACATTATGTGGGCTTTTAAGTTCTAGGGAAAAAATTCTACTTGAGGAAAAGCAACAAATGTTAAATTTTGGCATATTTTCAAAGAGAATTTGAGAATAACTCAAAGCTTCTATTATTTTCCACAAAGAGAAGCAACAAAACTATCATTCCCCACCCCAGAGTAACAAAATGACTAGAGACACAGGCCTTCCAAGCCAGGACGCCCGTTTCTAATGCCTTTAAAACAGCATCACAcactcagtcacacacacacacacacacacacacacacacacacacacacacacacacacagggtttcTGGCCAGATCCTGCCTACATTGGCCCTTGACCTTTTATATTAAGTCAACATTAAATAAAGCTGAGAAAACTTTACCCCAtccaatatataaatttaaatgggGCTATGCTAGacatattttaattgtattttgtgAGTGGTGAGCAAGGACTTGTGGAATGGCACACTCAGAAAGGATACAGAAACTAACAGCTGTTAAGTCTGGAATAACCTGGAGTAACATATTTGTCCAATATTAAGAGGACTCATAACATTACAGATTTCAAATAGGCAGCCTGCCTGAATTTTGTGGGCCACAGACTTTGACAACCACAGACGTGGCTCTCCTTTCTTCAAGGCAACTAAGGCTAATGCAGAGCATGGACACCCTGTTTGGAAAGAGTATGTGCTGTTTAGGTCTGTGTGGTAGGCTGAATGGCCCCCCAAAATATCCACCTCCTGATCCCTGTGAATGTACCCTTCCTTGGCAAAAGAGAGTTTGTCGACATGATTAAATTAAAGATCTTGAGACAGGAAGATTACCCTGGGTTATCTGGTGGGCCCTAAAGGCAATCCACATGTAGGGCAGAGGGACATTGGACTAGAAGGAAAGGAGGCAGAGTGATGACAGAGCCGAGACTGGAGtgtgtggccacaagccaaggaacactggcagccaccagaaactggaagaggcaaggaacagATTCCCAGGACCTTCCGAAGGATCCAGCTCTGCAAGATTTGTTTGGAATGCTGACTCCAGATACAAGAGAATAAGTCtgggttgttttaagccactgatttTGTTAATCTGTTATGGCAGCAACAAGTGAAACTAATACATTCTGTGCATACTTAAGCTTGTAATTTAACCCAACTCTCCTACTTGACAACTGAGGCTACAGAGCCCGGACTTGCCCAAGACACTCCAGCATTTCTTGGAATAACCCAGTCGCCAGTCTGAGTCCATTGCATGCTCCTGTCACACActccctaaggcagtgatggcgaaccttttgagctcgtcgtgtcagcattttgaaaaaccctaacttaactctggtgccgtgtcacatatagaaattttttgatatttgcaaccatagtaaaacaaagatttatatttttgatatttattttatatatttaaatgccatttaacaaagaaaaatcaaccaaaagaatgagtttgcgtgtcacaggttcgccatcactgccctaaggttTTCCCAAGAAAACATAGGTCAGAGGACTTCCCGGTTATGCTTGGATCTAGAAGTAAACAAAGAAATATTACGGAATGGGGGTACACTGCTGAGAAATGGCTCCTGACCTTTTGAGGAGGGTCAgacacccccttcctccccggAAAAGTTGATGGAAGCTATAGATTCTCCTCTCAGAAAACGCAAGGCACACACATGTTGCATACGCCACCAGGAGTTCACGGACTCAGGTTAAGAAGCTGCTCTGCACAGAACAAGCATTTAAGAAGAAACAGAGGCAAAATCAAACCCAAAGGTTTACAAGTCAGTCCTGCCCACAGTTCTACGGACAGACTGCAGACACACAGAACCGAGGACAGGGATCTCACAGAAGAAAGTTACGCAAGGTCCAGGCGTGAAAAgaagtggaaaaataaaagtcTGGAGAAATAATAAGCATTGAAGCAAAGTTTGGGGTAAAGAAAACTCTCCGCCAACCAGGAAAATGAGGCTTTGCGCCTGTTTCCACTCAGGTGATCCCAATGGAGAGGGTCGATTGGAAAAGGCGTCACTATGGCTGAGCCTTTGAAGTTGCTGGATTCTGATCTTGAATGACTATCTGCAAATGCCCTTTTGACGAATCTAATTCTACTTGGATTATTTCTTTGGGATAAGACGGTATTTTAAACTCTTCCAAGAAACACAACTTTAAAACAAATCCAACGCACGATTTACACACTGACTCATCCACGCTGCTTCCCTCAAATACTGACAAGTGACCCGCGTGGTGCGAGCCTTTAAACACGTCCGGGGATAGCTGTTTTTGCAAGAACAGTGTTTGCCCCCGCGCCTGTGGAGGGTCGGGGGGAGACAAAGAGGACCCCGAGGGAGACGTCGGTCCGGCTGAAAAGTAAGTTCAGGCCGCAGCGCcggcaggaaggccggggagacaGAACGGAAACCCCGCCGCGGGGGCCGAGGGCGGGGAGAGGAGTCGCGGGAGCGCCGGGCACCGCCGCCGCGCGCGGAGGGAGGCCCCGCATTCGGCGACCCGCGGCCGGGACCGACCGGCGCCCTCACCTCGACGGGGTAGAGTTCGCGCGGCAGCACCGCCTGCAGGTCGAAGAGCAGGGTGATGGGGATGTGGGAGAGGAAGTAGAgccccagcagccactccagacCGCGCCGAGCACTCGGGGTCCCCATCATCCGTTGGTTGGGCCGCGGAGGAGCGAAGACTGCGCAGTGCTCGCCGCCAGGACCGCCGACGTGGGAAGAGCGCCGAGCCCGCGCCCTCCCGGGACCCGCGCCCGGCCgctcgccccgcccctcccgagGGCTACGCAGGACGCTGCCATTGGCTGCTGAGCAGGAGCGCGCGTCTATTGGCTAGTCTGAATGTAGCGTGTCGGGAAGTCAGGCAGGGGCGGGGCTCCTGGCCGCCAAGCGGAGGGTGGACCGAGGGGCgtgcggggtggggagggcgggcgcCCACCGCgtggccggcggggctcagcggCGGCTGCCCACTGTGGTCCCCGGTCGCTCGTTAGTCCATTTATTCATCCCCTCCGTTCAGCGCTTGCAGAGCGCCTCCAGGGTGCGGGGCCGTGGGCGTTTGTGGAGATGGAGCCCCAGTGCGTGGGGCTGTCCCTGGCAGGGCCGTAAGGACCGTGCGCTGTGATCCACAGGCCGGGCGAGTGAGCACCGGGCAAGATCCCTGTCCTGCCGAAGTTGAGGGGTCCTGGAAGCCTTCCAACGGGCgctaggaggcagccagtctcaACTAAAAATACGCagagatgccctggctggtttggctcagtggatggagggttggcctgcggactgaagggtcccaggtttgattctggtcaagggcacatgcccgggttgtgggctcgatccccagtgggggacatgcaggaggcagccgatccatgattctctctcatcattgatgtttctatctctccctttccctttctctctgaaatcaataaaaatatatttttaaaaaaataagccgaaaccggtttggctcagtggatagagcatcagcctgcggactgcagggccaggttcgattccggtcaagggcatgtacctgggttgtgggcacatccacagtaggagatgtgcaggaggcagctgatcgatgtttctctctcatcgatgtttctaactctctatctctctcccttcctctctgtaaaaaatcaataaaatatatttaaaaaaaaaaaaaaaaaaaaaaacaaaaaaaaaataaaaaatcaataaaatattatatatatatatatatatatatatatatatatatatttaaataaaataaaaataagcagaggGTTATAGAAAGAGGTGAAGTTGATAAGCCTTGGTGATTGGTGGTGAAGAATGAGGGAGGTTCAAggattcattgattcattcagcaaatattgatGTTTATATGCTGGGCCCAGGTCTGCTCTGGGACAGAATGGATGGGGCTGCCTTTCGTGGAGAGGAGGGACACAGAGGAGAAGTGAGTTGAAAAGAAGATAATTTGGTTCTGGCCATGTTGACATTACGCAGTCTCTGCAATACCTGAGTGCATCCTGTGAGCCTGTCTGGAGATGTAGATTTATGAGCATTATGGTTTGCTGGGAGTTGAAGTTCTGAGATCAGAGGGCCTGTAAGAGAACTTAGAGGAGCACCAAACTCAGGATttatgggaggagggagctgagatACAGGTGGACAACAGGAGTATGATGTTACAGAAACAGGGGGGCGGAGGTAGGATCAAGTGTGTCAGAGCAACACTGAATGGTACCCCCTGGTGGCCCTGTGAGAGCAGGTGTGGCAGGGTGGAGGCAGGAGCTAGATGACAGCAGGGCCAGGGGTAAGGAAGTAGGGAAATGGAGGCAGGGAGTGTTGGTATCTGGTTCtgaagggaagggaggtggggcagTAGCTGGAGGGACATGTGCTCAAGAAAGAGGGCTTATTTATCTGCAGATGAGGGGGACTAGAGCACTTTCTCTTGTTTAGTTGTTTTTGGAAGTttctggggtggagggtggtgagtgggaggatGTTGCTCCTACAGGAGGAAGAGAGCAGGAAATGTGGCTCTAGGCCCCTGAGGATCGGGAGAAAATGGAAGGGCTAGGGTTCGGCCAGAGGAGCTCTGTGCTCCCAGGGTGGGCCCCATAAGGACTAGGACAGAGAAACTGTTGGCAGAGTAGAGGGCCCAGCTGAGGTGGGTGGCCATTGATCCGGAGGCCTCAATCTCTTAAGCTGTGTGCTTTACTCCACTGTGAGGTCTGCTCAAAAAAAGCCTGTTAGACTCATGCAGGTTGGAGCTCAGAAAGAAATGGTGATTGTGAGGAGTTGAAAGAGTGACTGAAGAGATGGAGCATTGTGGGAACCCTAATCGGGGTATGCTGGGTGATCAAGGCCACTTTGCCATACGCATGCGTGCAGGTGAGGATGTGACCTGCTTATGTTAACGAAGCATGAGCGTCATGCATTGGCATGAGGCCTCTTCTGTGTGAGCGTGTATATATGTTGCCACTGACCAGCCAGGGCCTAGGCTGCCTTGTGCGGCTGCTTTTGTGGGACTACTTTCAAGAACGACTTTGTCTCATGGTTCCTGTAGAGGCAATGGCTACTTAATCTCCAATAAAGCCTCTCCTATATATGCCTTCTCACGTCTCCGTCTAATACCCAGCGTCCGAGGACCTGTGCTCCCACAAGATGCCGTTCAAGCTGGAGAGGGAGTGAGCGGCATGAGGCCAGAAGGGCTGGtggagagaaagtggaagagtgAATGGATGTGAGGCTGAGGGAGCAGTGGTAGTGTGATGGGAGTAACTGGTGAatgggccaggaggttgagagaTGATGATAAGAAGGTGCACTGTCTCAGTTCCTGGGGTCAGGAAGAGGTTCTGTCCATGGGAAGGTATGACCtaaacagaggggaagggaaggtctTTGGAGATGAGATCAAGGGATAGAGAGCCTGGAGTATGGGATTGATCGGCTGCAAAGGCCACCGAGGGTGGTGGTAGCAGTTAGGTGGAGGGAAGACTGTGAGCCCCTTGTCAAAGTCTTGGGTCTGTAAGGGGAGTAACCAGGAGGAAGGTGGGCATGGGCTGAGGTATGGCTCAAACctcagagaatggaagggaaatgGGTGGATGTGGTCAGCGGGGAGGCTGGTGACCCCACCTCCCGACCCTGAGTTTGTGGAGTGTGAGAAAATGAACAGCCTGACCAGGAGAGAGCTGGGCGGGAGCTGAGACCTTGGGGAGCGGGGGAGCCAGGCGTCAGTTACAGCAGGTGAGAGCTAAGGGTGTGGAGGGGTTTGTTAGCT
The genomic region above belongs to Myotis daubentonii chromosome 16, mMyoDau2.1, whole genome shotgun sequence and contains:
- the TMEM97 gene encoding sigma intracellular receptor 2 yields the protein MMGTPSARRGLEWLLGLYFLSHIPITLLFDLQAVLPRELYPVELRNLLKWYAKEFKDPLLQDPPVWFKSFLFCELVFQLPFFPIATYAFFKGGCKWIRTAAIVYAAHTMTTLIPILCTFLLEDFSKASGFKGQGPKTLRERLTLVSVYAPYFLIPLMLLLFMLRSPYYKYEEKRKKK